In a genomic window of Deltaproteobacteria bacterium:
- the ilvA gene encoding threonine ammonia-lyase, biosynthetic, with the protein MSRPRDYLQRILTSRVYDVAVETPLERAPALSSRIGNDLLLKREDMQPVFSFKLRGAYNKMAALPDAALKRGVIAASAGNHAQGVALAAQRLGCRAAIVMPVTTPRIKIDAVAARGAEVVLVGDSYDEAYRHAKALERRRKLTFVHPYDDPDVIAGQGTIGMEILRQHPAPIHAIFVAVGGGGLIGGIGAYVKRLRPEVRVVGVQPFDSDAMSRSLQAGRRVTLPHVGLFADGVAVKRVGKETFRLARRYVDEMIRVDTDAICAAIKDAFEDTRSILEPAGALPVAGAKAYAERTGIEDETLIAVACGANMNFNRLRFVAERAEVGERREAILAVTIPERPGSFRRFCAILGPRNITEFNYWMADAERAHVFVGVGINSRAETAAIVRTLQRHGLSTLDLSDDEMAKLHVRHLVGGHAALARDELVYRFEFPERPGALLQFLSRMRTDWNISLFHYRNHGADYGRVLVGMEVPAAEMPEFKRFLGTLGYPCIDESGNPAYRLFLG; encoded by the coding sequence ATGTCGCGGCCGCGGGATTACCTCCAGCGGATCCTCACTTCCCGTGTCTACGACGTGGCCGTCGAGACTCCACTGGAGCGCGCGCCTGCCCTCTCCTCGCGGATCGGCAACGACCTCCTGCTCAAGCGGGAGGACATGCAGCCCGTCTTCTCCTTCAAGCTGCGCGGCGCTTACAACAAGATGGCCGCGCTCCCCGACGCTGCGCTGAAGCGCGGGGTGATCGCGGCATCCGCCGGCAACCACGCGCAGGGCGTCGCGCTCGCGGCGCAACGCCTGGGATGCCGCGCGGCAATCGTCATGCCCGTCACCACGCCCCGCATCAAGATCGACGCCGTCGCTGCCCGTGGCGCCGAGGTGGTGCTGGTGGGCGACTCGTACGACGAGGCGTATCGGCATGCGAAAGCGCTCGAACGGCGCCGCAAGCTGACCTTCGTGCACCCCTACGACGATCCCGACGTCATCGCCGGACAGGGCACCATCGGGATGGAGATCCTGCGCCAGCACCCGGCTCCCATCCACGCCATCTTCGTGGCGGTGGGCGGCGGCGGACTCATCGGCGGCATCGGCGCGTACGTGAAGCGGCTGCGTCCGGAAGTGCGGGTCGTCGGCGTGCAGCCGTTCGACTCGGACGCGATGTCGCGGTCGCTCCAGGCGGGCCGGCGCGTCACCCTTCCGCACGTCGGACTCTTCGCCGACGGCGTCGCCGTGAAGAGGGTGGGGAAGGAGACGTTTCGTCTCGCCCGCAGGTACGTCGACGAGATGATTCGGGTCGACACGGACGCGATCTGCGCGGCGATCAAGGACGCATTCGAGGACACCCGTTCGATCCTCGAGCCCGCGGGCGCGCTCCCCGTCGCCGGCGCCAAGGCCTATGCCGAGCGGACGGGGATAGAGGACGAGACGCTGATCGCGGTCGCCTGCGGCGCCAACATGAACTTCAACCGCCTGCGCTTCGTTGCCGAGCGCGCGGAAGTCGGCGAGCGGCGCGAGGCCATCCTGGCGGTGACGATCCCCGAGCGTCCCGGCAGCTTCCGCCGTTTCTGCGCCATCCTCGGACCCCGGAACATCACCGAGTTCAACTACTGGATGGCGGACGCCGAGCGGGCGCACGTGTTCGTCGGCGTCGGAATCAACAGTCGCGCCGAGACCGCCGCGATCGTGCGCACCCTGCAGCGGCACGGCCTGAGCACCCTCGACCTGTCCGATGACGAGATGGCCAAGCTGCACGTGCGCCATCTCGTCGGTGGCCACGCGGCGCTCGCGCGCGACGAGCTCGTGTACCGTTTCGAGTTCCCGGAGCGTCCGGGTGCACTGCTCCAGTTCCTTTCCCGCATGCGCACCGACTGGAACATCAGCCTCTTTCACTACCGCAACCACGGCGCCGACTACGGACGCGTGCTGGTGGGCATGGAGGTCCCCGCGGCCGAGATGCCCGAGTTCAAG
- a CDS encoding VOC family protein yields MTAQVRICIDVPDLEKGIAFYTQVFGLTLGRRLGRGWAELLGALAAIDLLAEPAGSASSPGSSAARDYKRHWTPVHVDWPVPDLDAAVRRAQAAGAVLDRDVQTRKYGRLANLADPFGNGFCFLEMRGRGYDELVAAAEGGLVAAAEGGLATTS; encoded by the coding sequence GTGACCGCGCAGGTGCGCATCTGCATCGACGTTCCGGACCTCGAAAAGGGCATCGCCTTCTACACGCAGGTGTTCGGCCTCACCCTGGGGCGGCGGCTTGGCCGGGGCTGGGCGGAGCTCCTCGGCGCGTTGGCGGCGATCGATCTTCTCGCGGAGCCGGCCGGCAGCGCGTCGAGCCCGGGATCCAGCGCTGCACGGGATTACAAGCGCCACTGGACGCCGGTCCATGTCGACTGGCCCGTGCCCGATCTCGACGCGGCCGTCCGGCGCGCGCAGGCGGCCGGCGCCGTTCTCGACCGCGACGTACAAACGAGGAAATACGGCCGGCTCGCCAATCTGGCGGATCCGTTCGGCAACGGCTTCTGCTTCCTCGAGATGCGCGGTCGCGGCTACGACGAGCTAGTCGCGGCCGCCGAAGGCGGCTTAGTCGCGGCCGCCGAAGGCGGCTTAGCGACTACTTCTTGA